The following are from one region of the Pseudomonas putida genome:
- a CDS encoding glycine betaine/L-proline ABC transporter ATP-binding protein has protein sequence MSGTQKMNKIEVKNVFKIFGTRAEEALKLIRQQKAKDQVLAETGCVVGVNDLSLSIGSGEIFVIMGLSGSGKSTLVRHFNRLIDPTSGEILVDGEDILQYDMQTLREFRRHKISMVFQSFGLLPHRTVLDNVAYGLKVRGESKAMCAERALHWINTVGLKGYEKSYPHQLSGGMRQRVGLARALAADTDIILMDEAFSALDPLIRAEMQDQLLELQKTLHKTIVFITHDLDEAVRIGNRIAILKDGRLVQVGTPKEILYQPADEYVDRFVQRRVASL, from the coding sequence ATGAGCGGCACGCAGAAGATGAACAAGATCGAAGTGAAGAATGTCTTCAAGATCTTCGGTACACGCGCCGAAGAGGCCCTGAAGCTAATCCGCCAGCAAAAAGCCAAGGATCAGGTCCTGGCCGAAACCGGCTGTGTGGTCGGGGTCAACGATCTCTCGTTGTCCATCGGCAGTGGCGAGATCTTCGTGATCATGGGGCTGTCGGGCTCTGGCAAGTCAACCCTGGTGCGCCACTTCAACCGCCTGATCGACCCGACCAGCGGCGAGATCCTGGTAGATGGCGAGGACATTCTGCAATACGACATGCAAACCCTGCGCGAATTCCGCCGGCACAAGATCAGCATGGTGTTCCAGAGCTTCGGCCTGTTGCCGCACCGCACCGTGCTGGATAACGTCGCTTACGGCCTGAAAGTCCGCGGCGAAAGCAAGGCCATGTGCGCGGAGCGCGCCCTGCACTGGATCAATACCGTGGGCCTGAAGGGTTACGAGAAATCCTACCCGCACCAGTTGTCGGGCGGCATGCGTCAGCGCGTCGGCCTGGCCCGTGCGCTGGCTGCCGACACCGACATCATCCTGATGGACGAAGCCTTCAGTGCGCTCGACCCGCTGATTCGCGCCGAAATGCAGGACCAGTTGCTGGAGCTGCAAAAAACCCTGCACAAGACCATCGTCTTCATCACGCATGACCTGGATGAAGCGGTGCGTATCGGTAACCGGATTGCCATTCTCAAGGACGGTCGCCTGGTCCAGGTCGGCACGCCGAAAGAAATCCTCTACCAGCCCGCGGACGAATACGTCGATCGTTTCGTGCAGCGTCGCGTAGCTTCGCTTTAA
- a CDS encoding proline/glycine betaine ABC transporter permease, whose translation MFPKNFTFSIADWVNGWVDALVTNYGDVFRHISDTLLWAIVNLEGLLRAIPWWLMLAIVAGIAWHATRKAVTTAVIVGLLFLVGAVGLWDKLMQTLALMLVATLISVLVGIPLGILSARSDRLRAVLMPLLDIMQTMPSFVYLIPVLMLFGLGKVPAIFATVIYAAPPLIRLTDLGIRQVDGEVMEAINAFGANRLQQLFGVQLPLALPSIMAGINQTTMMALSMVVIASMIGARGLGEDVLVGIQTLNVGRGLEAGLAIVILAVVIDRITQAYGRPRHGVGK comes from the coding sequence ATGTTTCCCAAAAACTTCACGTTTTCCATTGCCGACTGGGTCAATGGCTGGGTCGATGCGCTGGTTACCAACTACGGCGACGTGTTCCGGCACATCTCCGACACCCTGCTGTGGGCGATCGTCAACCTCGAAGGCCTGCTGCGCGCGATACCCTGGTGGCTGATGCTGGCCATCGTCGCGGGTATCGCCTGGCACGCTACCCGTAAAGCCGTGACCACCGCCGTGATCGTCGGCTTGCTCTTCCTGGTCGGCGCGGTCGGTCTCTGGGACAAGCTGATGCAGACCCTGGCGCTGATGCTGGTAGCAACGCTGATATCGGTCCTGGTCGGCATTCCGCTGGGTATCCTTTCGGCACGCAGCGATCGCCTGCGGGCGGTGTTGATGCCGCTGCTCGACATCATGCAGACCATGCCCAGCTTCGTGTACCTGATTCCGGTATTGATGTTGTTCGGCCTGGGCAAGGTGCCGGCGATCTTCGCCACCGTCATCTATGCCGCGCCGCCGCTGATTCGCCTGACCGACCTGGGTATTCGCCAGGTGGATGGCGAGGTCATGGAGGCGATCAACGCGTTCGGTGCCAATCGCCTGCAACAACTGTTCGGCGTGCAGCTGCCACTGGCGTTGCCAAGCATCATGGCCGGTATCAACCAGACCACCATGATGGCCCTGTCGATGGTGGTCATCGCCTCGATGATCGGTGCCCGTGGCCTGGGTGAAGACGTCCTGGTCGGCATCCAGACCCTGAATGTGGGCCGCGGCCTCGAAGCGGGCCTGGCCATTGTGATTCTGGCGGTTGTGATCGACCGCATTACCCAGGCCTATGGCCGACCACGGCACGGGGTGGGCAAATGA
- a CDS encoding ABC transporter substrate-binding protein — protein MKITKALLTTTLSFGLLAAAGASQAAGWCESGKPVKFAGLNWESGMLLTDVMQFVLQNGYGCETDSLPGNSISMENALSSNDIQVFAEEWVGRSEVWNKAAAAGKVVGVGAPVVGAVEGWYVPRYVIEGDARRKLEAKAPNLKTIADLGQYAQVFKDPEEPDKGRFYNCPAGWTCELDNSEMLKRYGLESSYTNFRPGTGPALDAAVLSSYKRGEPILFYYWSPTPLMGLVDLVKLDEKPGVDKTLTIKVGLSKAFHEQAPELVAVLEKVNLPIDLLNQNLARMSKDRIESPELARLFLKEHPEVWHSWVSEDAAKKVDAAL, from the coding sequence ATGAAAATTACAAAGGCTCTGCTGACCACGACACTATCTTTCGGGCTGCTGGCGGCCGCTGGCGCCAGCCAGGCGGCCGGTTGGTGCGAGTCTGGCAAACCGGTGAAATTCGCCGGTTTGAACTGGGAAAGCGGGATGCTGCTCACGGATGTGATGCAGTTCGTGCTGCAAAACGGTTATGGCTGCGAGACCGACAGCCTGCCAGGTAATTCCATCTCCATGGAAAACGCCCTGAGCAGCAACGATATCCAGGTTTTTGCCGAAGAGTGGGTAGGGCGCAGCGAGGTCTGGAACAAGGCTGCGGCCGCCGGCAAGGTGGTTGGCGTCGGCGCGCCGGTCGTTGGCGCGGTCGAAGGCTGGTATGTACCGCGCTATGTGATCGAAGGCGATGCCAGGCGCAAACTCGAAGCCAAGGCACCCAACCTCAAGACCATCGCCGATCTTGGGCAATACGCCCAGGTATTCAAGGACCCGGAAGAACCGGACAAGGGGCGCTTCTACAATTGCCCGGCCGGCTGGACTTGCGAGCTGGACAACAGCGAGATGCTCAAGCGCTACGGCCTGGAAAGCAGCTACACCAACTTCCGCCCGGGCACCGGCCCGGCACTGGATGCCGCCGTGTTGTCGAGCTACAAGCGTGGCGAGCCGATCCTGTTCTACTACTGGTCGCCGACGCCGCTGATGGGGCTGGTCGACCTGGTCAAGCTGGACGAGAAGCCAGGCGTGGATAAAACCCTGACTATCAAGGTGGGCCTGTCGAAGGCCTTCCATGAGCAGGCGCCGGAACTGGTGGCGGTGCTGGAAAAGGTAAATCTGCCGATCGATCTGCTGAACCAGAACCTGGCGCGCATGAGCAAAGATCGTATCGAGTCGCCGGAACTGGCCAGGTTGTTCCTCAAGGAGCACCCCGAGGTCTGGCACAGCTGGGTCAGCGAAGACGCAGCCAAAAAGGTGGACGCGGCACTCTGA
- a CDS encoding LysR substrate-binding domain-containing protein, whose protein sequence is MRQRGLGISLTPFGRTVMVQARRVLSEARTFAEINANAGECVGELVVGCFEDLAPYCLPQIVRRMQESCPRVTVDMREGSFDYVGKRLSEGAIELAITYDLGLPPNTQCTQLCQLTAQVLLSADHPLAKESRVSLEALAAYTLVVTDQVHSWQHVLDLFSFHDLSPAAVHRVRTFELQRSLVANGFGVALIYTRPFGDRSYDGQALVCRPTLEKLPTHSIVLAHDQRYPLTPSAEAFKELAVAWFAERPSFASE, encoded by the coding sequence GTGCGCCAGCGAGGCCTCGGCATCTCGCTGACCCCGTTCGGTCGTACCGTCATGGTCCAGGCCCGTCGCGTTCTGAGCGAGGCGCGGACCTTTGCCGAAATCAATGCCAATGCCGGGGAGTGTGTCGGAGAACTGGTGGTCGGGTGTTTCGAAGACCTGGCCCCTTATTGCCTGCCACAAATCGTGCGGCGGATGCAGGAGTCCTGCCCGAGGGTCACGGTCGACATGCGCGAAGGCAGCTTCGATTATGTTGGCAAGCGGCTGAGCGAGGGCGCGATAGAACTGGCAATCACCTACGACCTGGGTCTACCACCGAACACTCAATGCACTCAGCTGTGTCAGCTGACGGCTCAGGTACTGCTGTCGGCCGATCACCCGTTGGCCAAGGAGTCGCGCGTCAGTCTCGAAGCGCTAGCCGCATACACCCTGGTCGTCACCGACCAGGTCCACAGCTGGCAGCATGTACTGGACCTGTTCAGCTTCCACGATCTCTCACCCGCCGCTGTGCACCGTGTGCGCACGTTCGAGTTGCAGCGTAGCCTCGTCGCCAACGGGTTTGGCGTAGCGCTGATCTATACCCGGCCATTTGGTGACCGTAGTTATGACGGTCAGGCGCTGGTATGCAGGCCGACACTGGAGAAACTGCCAACACATAGCATCGTATTGGCGCATGATCAGCGCTATCCGCTGACACCTTCGGCTGAGGCATTCAAGGAGCTGGCGGTGGCGTGGTTCGCGGAACGACCGTCGTTTGCGTCCGAATGA
- a CDS encoding GNAT family N-acetyltransferase, translated as MERSCITYYLEMTSACELKEKPQRHDLQVIECEVPQGAFNRFLYKLVGTPWEWGDLDGWSSAEWQALVEQECHRTWVAYHRGAIAGYYELYRPDGCNCEIRYFGLAPQFLGGGFGGALLSHAIRSAWEWPGTERVWVHTCTFDHPAALQNYQARGLRIFRQEEAEPSQSPLG; from the coding sequence ATGGAACGGTCTTGCATCACTTATTACCTGGAAATGACCTCGGCTTGCGAGCTGAAGGAAAAACCCCAGCGTCATGACCTTCAGGTCATCGAATGTGAAGTGCCTCAGGGGGCGTTCAACCGGTTTCTCTACAAGCTGGTAGGAACGCCTTGGGAGTGGGGCGATCTTGATGGCTGGAGTAGTGCCGAATGGCAGGCACTCGTTGAACAGGAGTGCCACCGTACCTGGGTTGCCTATCACCGAGGTGCGATAGCCGGCTATTACGAACTTTATCGCCCCGACGGCTGCAACTGCGAAATCCGCTACTTTGGCCTGGCACCCCAGTTCCTGGGGGGAGGCTTTGGCGGAGCGCTACTGAGTCACGCTATTCGGTCTGCGTGGGAATGGCCCGGTACAGAGCGGGTGTGGGTACATACATGCACATTTGACCATCCTGCCGCGCTGCAAAATTATCAGGCGCGCGGATTGCGTATTTTCAGGCAGGAGGAGGCGGAGCCAAGCCAATCACCGCTGGGTTGA
- a CDS encoding TonB-dependent receptor gives MHFPLRSRQLRLSLLASSLLIAMSAQGQERVDVDLPAAPLGEAINALAQQSAVQIIFASDLGAGRNAPAVKGRFTAEEALQTLLKDSGLQVQAKDERTFVIIAQAAPASSRETQSVPVEMAQMEITASRTSSSLVSATRQSTVLEHEQLQELRQGSESLATVLAKAIPGMSDSSRTVTEYGQTLRGRSMLVMVDGVPLNTNRDSSRNLANIDPALIERVEVIRGSSAIYGSGATGGIISITTRPAGGENRAETSLSATSPVTRLGSDGLGGQFQQYFAGSQGAVDYAFDFGTRHIGASYDAHGDRIAPEPSQGDLFDSNIYNIGGKLGLHIDENQRIQLAVSHYDALQDTDYATDPSVAKLPAGSVPANAIKGLDLDEQNRIRNTLLNLEYEHLDILGSRLSAQVYYRDYFTRFTPFDARAVATRGGNVDQIMQNSEVFGSRLTLRTPLGDSGSTELVWGGDYNQERSDMPLDVFDPAAYDASGGLVFDKTGKLTYMPPLKTRSAGAFAQLQHRFDEHWSVDGGLRYEYSTAEFDDFVPLSESRAAAPVAVKGGEIHYDAVLSNLGIVYSPVLGQEIYASFSQGFQLPDVGIQLRNARRGFDIDASNLEPVKTNNYELGWRGELGSNTLGTLALFYTTSKLGDVQSFNNGLILTRTKERIYGAEASADWLSDDAVWGAGGSATWMRGREKPDGKGWQDMTGYRVPPLKLTAYVQYKPTLDWSNRLQATFFDAKDYRLDGVDSFGRHQVSTYTTVDLVSQYQVTPDDKVSVGIQNLFNRDYYPLYSQLLRNNNNTSHLPAPGTVLTASYTHNW, from the coding sequence GTGCATTTCCCCCTCCGCAGTCGCCAACTACGCCTGTCATTGCTTGCCAGTAGCCTGCTCATCGCAATGTCGGCCCAGGGCCAGGAAAGGGTGGACGTGGACCTCCCTGCCGCGCCACTGGGGGAGGCCATCAACGCCCTTGCGCAGCAGTCTGCAGTCCAGATCATCTTTGCCAGCGATCTCGGTGCCGGCCGAAACGCGCCCGCGGTGAAAGGGCGGTTTACAGCCGAAGAAGCACTTCAAACGTTGCTCAAGGACAGTGGCTTGCAAGTACAGGCCAAGGATGAGCGCACCTTCGTCATCATCGCGCAAGCTGCCCCTGCCTCCAGTCGCGAAACCCAGAGCGTGCCCGTGGAAATGGCGCAGATGGAAATCACGGCCTCGCGCACCAGCAGCAGCCTGGTGTCCGCGACGCGGCAATCCACCGTGCTCGAGCATGAACAACTGCAGGAGCTGCGCCAGGGTTCAGAGAGCCTGGCCACGGTACTGGCCAAGGCGATTCCGGGCATGTCCGACTCCAGCCGCACCGTCACCGAGTATGGCCAGACCCTGCGCGGGCGCAGCATGTTGGTCATGGTCGACGGAGTGCCGCTCAATACCAACCGTGACTCTTCGCGCAACCTGGCCAACATCGACCCGGCACTGATCGAACGGGTCGAAGTCATTCGTGGCAGCAGCGCCATCTACGGTAGCGGCGCCACTGGGGGCATCATCTCCATCACCACCCGGCCTGCTGGTGGCGAAAACCGTGCCGAAACCAGCCTGAGCGCGACCTCGCCAGTTACCCGCCTGGGCAGCGATGGCCTGGGGGGGCAGTTCCAGCAGTATTTCGCCGGCTCTCAGGGCGCGGTGGACTACGCGTTCGACTTCGGTACCCGTCACATCGGTGCCTCGTACGATGCACACGGCGACCGGATCGCTCCAGAGCCCAGTCAGGGCGACCTGTTCGATTCGAACATCTACAACATTGGCGGCAAGCTGGGGCTGCACATTGACGAGAACCAGCGAATCCAGCTTGCCGTCAGCCATTACGATGCACTCCAGGACACCGACTATGCTACCGACCCAAGCGTCGCGAAACTCCCCGCAGGCTCGGTGCCGGCCAATGCGATCAAGGGCCTGGATCTCGACGAACAGAACCGCATTCGCAACACACTGCTGAACCTGGAGTACGAGCATCTCGACATTCTCGGCAGCCGGCTTTCTGCCCAGGTGTATTACCGGGACTACTTCACCCGCTTCACCCCGTTCGACGCCCGGGCCGTTGCCACGCGTGGCGGCAACGTCGACCAGATCATGCAGAACAGCGAAGTTTTCGGTAGCCGCCTGACCCTGCGCACGCCACTTGGCGATAGCGGGAGCACCGAATTGGTGTGGGGGGGCGACTATAACCAGGAGCGCAGTGACATGCCGCTCGACGTCTTCGACCCTGCGGCTTACGACGCCAGTGGCGGCCTGGTCTTCGACAAGACTGGCAAGCTCACCTACATGCCGCCGCTCAAGACCCGAAGCGCCGGTGCGTTCGCCCAGCTACAGCATCGCTTCGATGAGCATTGGTCGGTCGACGGTGGCCTGCGCTATGAATACTCCACCGCCGAATTCGATGACTTCGTCCCGTTGTCCGAATCCAGGGCTGCCGCCCCTGTTGCGGTGAAGGGGGGAGAGATTCATTACGATGCGGTGCTGTCGAACCTAGGCATCGTCTATTCGCCGGTACTCGGCCAGGAAATCTACGCTTCCTTCAGCCAGGGCTTCCAGTTGCCTGACGTGGGCATTCAACTGCGCAATGCGCGCCGCGGCTTCGACATCGACGCATCGAACCTGGAGCCGGTCAAAACCAACAACTACGAACTTGGTTGGCGAGGCGAGCTGGGCAGCAACACCCTGGGCACCCTGGCCCTGTTCTACACCACCTCCAAACTGGGGGACGTGCAAAGTTTCAACAATGGCCTGATTCTGACCCGCACCAAGGAGCGCATCTACGGGGCTGAAGCCAGCGCCGATTGGCTATCGGACGATGCGGTGTGGGGCGCAGGGGGAAGTGCGACGTGGATGCGTGGGCGAGAGAAACCGGACGGTAAAGGTTGGCAGGACATGACCGGCTATCGCGTTCCGCCCCTGAAGCTGACTGCCTACGTCCAGTACAAGCCGACACTGGACTGGAGCAACCGCCTGCAGGCCACGTTCTTTGACGCCAAGGACTACAGGCTCGATGGCGTGGACAGCTTTGGCCGGCATCAGGTGAGTACCTACACGACAGTGGACCTGGTCAGCCAGTACCAGGTCACCCCTGACGACAAGGTCAGCGTCGGCATCCAGAACCTGTTCAATCGCGACTACTACCCGCTCTACAGCCAGTTGCTGCGCAATAACAACAACACCAGCCACTTGCCGGCACCAGGCACCGTGTTGACTGCCAGTTATACGCACAATTGGTAA
- a CDS encoding RNA polymerase sigma factor: protein MSFDPAKPTLLSTLVRHYDELVEHIRRRFGDRSMARDVVHDVCVQLLERGEKEDVRTPLALLRKISNDTAVSRYRSDRRRGAWVEAVAELPEVACPAATPMSRYDAEREFQLLVSAIADLPPRCQAVFVMHKVHEIPQAEVAARLGISIKTVEKHLRLGLAACRQRLGRDEVHP, encoded by the coding sequence GTGTCGTTCGATCCCGCCAAACCGACGCTGCTGTCTACATTGGTACGTCACTATGACGAACTGGTGGAGCACATTCGCCGACGCTTCGGTGACAGAAGCATGGCGCGCGATGTCGTGCATGATGTGTGCGTGCAGTTGCTGGAGCGCGGTGAGAAAGAAGACGTGCGGACCCCGCTGGCTTTGCTTCGAAAAATCTCCAACGATACCGCTGTGAGCCGCTATCGTAGTGATCGCCGCCGAGGCGCCTGGGTAGAGGCAGTTGCCGAACTCCCTGAGGTAGCCTGCCCGGCAGCCACCCCGATGAGCCGGTATGACGCCGAGCGCGAGTTTCAACTGCTCGTGAGCGCTATCGCAGACCTTCCACCGCGCTGCCAGGCCGTTTTTGTCATGCACAAGGTTCACGAAATTCCCCAGGCCGAAGTAGCCGCTCGCCTCGGTATTTCCATCAAGACTGTAGAAAAGCACCTGCGCCTGGGGTTGGCGGCGTGCAGGCAACGGCTTGGGCGCGACGAGGTGCATCCATGA